In Sporichthya polymorpha DSM 43042, a genomic segment contains:
- a CDS encoding ABC transporter permease yields the protein MRTLLGPAVPAMEYWLLRNRRHWRTQLTAMTVTPLLYLTALGFGVGTLVDDNVGAGGVQGVEYLVFLAPGILAVTAMQQGFEESSWPVIGALRWWGTYPAQQVTRLRVRDLLTGHLLFVALKLTASVCVFTAVAASFGAFSSPWVLAAVPAAVLCGLAHAAPVAAFAITRRTEMSVAAFYRFVVLPTSLFSGAFFPVSQLPVGVEQLAYLTPLWHGVDLCRDLALEQGSFAGGLGHVAYLLAWTIGGFVVAVRMYGRRLAP from the coding sequence ATGCGCACGCTGCTCGGGCCGGCCGTCCCGGCCATGGAGTACTGGCTGCTGCGCAACCGGCGGCACTGGCGCACCCAGCTCACCGCGATGACCGTGACGCCGTTGCTGTACCTCACCGCGCTGGGATTCGGCGTCGGGACGCTGGTCGACGACAACGTCGGGGCCGGCGGTGTGCAGGGCGTCGAGTACCTGGTGTTCCTGGCGCCGGGCATCCTCGCCGTGACCGCGATGCAGCAGGGGTTCGAGGAGAGTTCCTGGCCCGTCATCGGTGCGCTGCGGTGGTGGGGGACCTACCCCGCGCAGCAGGTCACGCGCCTGCGCGTGCGCGATCTGCTGACGGGGCACCTGCTGTTCGTCGCGTTGAAGCTGACCGCGTCCGTGTGCGTCTTCACCGCGGTGGCGGCGTCGTTCGGTGCGTTCTCCTCGCCGTGGGTCCTCGCGGCGGTGCCGGCGGCGGTGCTCTGCGGGCTGGCGCACGCGGCGCCGGTCGCAGCGTTCGCGATCACGCGGCGGACCGAGATGAGCGTCGCCGCGTTCTACCGCTTCGTGGTGCTGCCGACGTCGCTGTTCTCCGGGGCGTTCTTCCCGGTATCGCAGTTGCCGGTGGGCGTGGAGCAGTTGGCGTACCTCACGCCGCTCTGGCACGGGGTCGACCTGTGCCGTGACCTGGCGCTCGAGCAGGGGTCGTTCGCCGGGGGTCTCGGGCACGTCGCCTACCTGCTCGCGTGGACGATCGGCGGCTTCGTCGTCGCCGTCCGGATGTACGGGCGGAGGTTGGCGCCGTGA